A region of Staphylococcus sp. IVB6181 DNA encodes the following proteins:
- a CDS encoding acetate kinase, with translation MSKLVLAINAGSSSLKFQLIEMPEENLVCKGLIERIGLKGSKLTVEFNGRKFTDEREINDHVQAVDLMLDNLIDHGIIRDINDIDGTGHRVVHGGELFPESALVTNEVEKQIESLTELAPLHNPANLMGIRAFRKLLPNIPHVAVFDTSFHQTMPEQAYLYSLPFHYYKDYGIRKYGFHGTSHKYVSQRAAKILDRPIEELRIISCHIGNGASIAAIDGGESVDTSMGFTPLAGVTMGTRSGDIDPALIPYIMEKTGKSAEAVLDILNKESGLLGISGTSSDLRDLEQDAEEGKTRAQLALDVFASRIHKYIGSYTAKMHGVDVIVFTAGVGENSDEVRARVLEGLEFMGVYWDPKKNEQIHGSEGFINYPHSPVKVLVIPTNEEVMIARDTVKFGSL, from the coding sequence ATGTCAAAATTAGTGTTAGCGATTAACGCAGGTAGTTCATCACTGAAATTCCAACTTATAGAGATGCCTGAAGAAAATCTAGTATGTAAAGGTTTAATCGAAAGAATCGGACTTAAAGGTTCAAAATTAACAGTTGAATTCAATGGTCGCAAATTTACAGATGAAAGAGAAATCAACGATCATGTTCAAGCTGTTGACTTAATGTTGGACAACTTAATCGATCATGGTATCATCCGCGATATCAATGATATCGATGGTACAGGACACCGTGTTGTACATGGTGGTGAATTATTCCCAGAATCTGCGTTAGTTACCAACGAGGTAGAAAAACAAATAGAATCATTAACTGAATTGGCACCGCTTCATAACCCAGCAAACTTAATGGGTATCCGTGCGTTTCGTAAATTATTGCCGAACATTCCGCATGTGGCAGTATTTGATACATCATTCCACCAAACAATGCCGGAACAAGCTTACTTATACAGTTTGCCATTCCATTATTATAAAGACTATGGCATTCGTAAGTACGGTTTCCACGGAACAAGCCATAAATACGTATCTCAACGTGCGGCTAAAATCTTAGACCGTCCAATTGAAGAATTACGTATTATTTCTTGTCATATCGGTAACGGTGCATCTATCGCTGCAATCGACGGCGGCGAATCTGTAGATACATCTATGGGCTTCACACCATTAGCAGGTGTAACAATGGGTACACGTTCAGGTGACATTGACCCTGCATTGATTCCATATATCATGGAGAAAACAGGCAAGAGTGCTGAAGCTGTATTAGATATCTTAAACAAAGAGTCAGGTTTATTGGGTATCTCAGGAACTTCAAGCGACTTGCGCGACTTAGAACAAGATGCTGAAGAAGGCAAAACTCGTGCGCAATTAGCATTAGATGTTTTCGCTTCTCGTATTCATAAGTACATTGGTTCTTATACAGCGAAAATGCACGGTGTAGACGTAATTGTCTTCACAGCAGGTGTAGGCGAAAACTCAGACGAAGTACGTGCACGTGTATTAGAAGGACTAGAATTTATGGGTGTATATTGGGATCCTAAGAAAAACGAACAAATTCATGGTTCAGAAGGATTCATCAACTATCCGCATTCACCAGTAAAAGTTTTAGTTATTCCAACAAATGAAGAAGTTATGATTGCAAGAGACACAGTAAAATTCGGTAGTCTGTAA
- a CDS encoding class I SAM-dependent methyltransferase codes for MAEEKTIMERLFHELDSKTKELNKENGQSFIENLGLAMEQIYQNNRDLLEQATLSDRRKAFQFAYLSLLQEQEIQANHQITPDSIGLILGFLVQQFTQDKKELNIVDLTSGSGHLSATVHEVLTEQTLMHHLVEVDPVLSRVSVHLANFLEIPFDVYPQDAILPLPFEEADVVIGDLPVGYYPVDERSHEMKLGFKEGHSYAHYLLIEQAVEALRGAGFAFLIVPSNIFEGENIKQLKNFIATDTEMQAFLNLPKTLFKTEQSRKSILILQKKERDVTHSVEVLLANIPDFKCPQQFQGFLRELSEWLQQNHHKK; via the coding sequence ATGGCCGAAGAAAAAACTATAATGGAGCGTTTATTCCACGAACTAGATAGTAAAACTAAGGAACTGAATAAAGAAAACGGGCAAAGCTTTATCGAAAACTTAGGGCTTGCGATGGAACAGATTTATCAAAATAATCGTGATTTGCTGGAACAGGCAACATTATCAGATCGACGCAAGGCCTTTCAATTTGCATACTTAAGTTTATTGCAAGAGCAAGAGATTCAAGCGAATCACCAGATTACACCGGATTCAATCGGCTTAATTCTTGGATTCTTAGTACAGCAGTTTACACAAGATAAGAAAGAATTAAATATTGTAGATTTAACGAGCGGCAGCGGACATTTAAGTGCGACAGTGCATGAAGTGTTGACTGAACAAACACTAATGCACCATCTTGTTGAAGTTGATCCAGTGTTATCTCGTGTAAGTGTGCACTTAGCGAATTTCTTAGAAATTCCGTTTGATGTCTATCCTCAAGATGCTATTCTGCCATTACCGTTTGAAGAGGCAGATGTGGTCATCGGTGATTTGCCGGTAGGCTATTATCCGGTGGATGAACGCAGTCACGAAATGAAATTAGGGTTTAAAGAAGGACATAGTTATGCCCATTACCTTTTAATCGAACAAGCGGTTGAAGCATTAAGAGGGGCCGGATTTGCATTCTTAATTGTGCCGAGCAATATTTTTGAAGGTGAAAACATAAAACAGCTCAAAAATTTCATTGCAACAGATACAGAAATGCAGGCATTCCTCAATTTGCCTAAAACATTATTCAAAACTGAACAATCACGCAAATCTATCTTGATTCTTCAGAAAAAAGAACGTGATGTAACCCACTCTGTTGAGGTATTGCTCGCCAATATACCAGATTTCAAATGTCCGCAACAATTTCAAGGATTTTTACGAGAATTGTCAGAATGGCTGCAACAAAATCATCACAAAAAATAA
- the ezrA gene encoding septation ring formation regulator EzrA — protein MALYIILAIIVIALIIVGIMFYLRSSKRQVVEKTEERKIEVEKLTLDDRLKALDDLTLQGETQQEYDRLKRESLKNTNDNLSPVEEKIHNADEYFDKFKFTAAQTELDDANALLDRYEERHAQLGEEVEDILALHKESDRLFEDSKVSYREMKRDVLANRHQFGEAAAPLEKEIESFEPELVKYTELREEGNYKQAHEHIKTLNEDINYLQKDMKEIPELIREAQKELPGQFQDLKYGCRDLKVEGYDLDHVKVDSNLQSMKTELSFVEPMISRLELEEANDKLIAINDQLDEMYDLIEHEVKSKNKVDETKEVITNDLFRAKDTNYTLQTEIEYVRENYYINETDVQNVRQFENEIQNLISVYDEILREMAKSAVRYSEVQDNLAYIEEHVKVINDKQEKLQNHLIQLREDEAEAEDNLLRVQSKKEEIYRKLLASNLTSVPERFIIMKNEIDHEVREINAQFDQRPINVKHLKDKVTKVVLHMNNFENEAMDVLVNAVLAEKLIQYGNRYRKDDSSIDKSLNEAERLFKNNRYKRAIEIAEQALDSVDPGISQRIEDEVVSQSKI, from the coding sequence ATGGCATTGTATATCATTTTAGCAATTATAGTTATTGCACTTATAATTGTCGGTATCATGTTCTATCTCCGTTCTTCAAAACGTCAGGTGGTCGAAAAAACCGAAGAGCGCAAGATAGAGGTTGAGAAACTAACACTAGATGATCGTCTGAAAGCGTTGGACGATTTAACCCTGCAGGGTGAAACACAACAAGAATATGACCGCTTAAAGCGCGAATCATTAAAGAATACTAATGATAATTTAAGTCCGGTTGAAGAGAAAATTCATAATGCTGACGAATATTTCGATAAATTCAAATTTACTGCTGCTCAAACTGAATTAGATGATGCGAACGCATTATTAGATCGTTATGAAGAACGTCATGCACAACTAGGTGAAGAAGTTGAGGATATCTTGGCGCTTCATAAAGAAAGCGATCGCTTGTTTGAAGACAGCAAAGTTTCATATCGTGAAATGAAGCGTGATGTGCTGGCTAACCGACACCAATTCGGCGAAGCAGCTGCACCGCTTGAAAAAGAAATTGAATCATTCGAACCTGAGCTTGTTAAGTACACAGAACTAAGAGAAGAGGGGAACTACAAACAAGCGCATGAGCATATCAAAACGCTCAACGAAGATATCAATTATCTGCAAAAAGATATGAAAGAAATCCCTGAATTGATTCGTGAAGCACAAAAAGAACTTCCAGGGCAATTCCAAGATTTGAAATACGGCTGCCGCGACTTGAAAGTCGAAGGGTACGACTTAGATCATGTTAAAGTCGACAGCAATCTTCAATCTATGAAAACAGAATTAAGCTTCGTTGAACCGATGATCAGCCGTTTGGAATTAGAAGAAGCGAACGATAAGCTCATCGCTATCAATGATCAGTTGGATGAAATGTATGATTTAATCGAGCATGAAGTAAAATCTAAAAACAAAGTGGATGAAACAAAAGAAGTCATTACTAATGATTTATTCCGTGCGAAAGATACCAATTATACATTACAAACAGAAATCGAATATGTACGTGAAAATTACTACATCAATGAAACAGATGTTCAAAATGTACGTCAATTCGAAAATGAAATTCAAAACTTGATTTCAGTTTACGATGAAATTTTAAGAGAAATGGCAAAATCTGCTGTACGCTACAGCGAAGTACAAGATAATCTTGCGTATATTGAAGAACATGTCAAAGTAATTAATGATAAACAAGAAAAATTACAAAACCACTTAATTCAATTACGTGAAGATGAAGCGGAAGCTGAAGATAATCTTCTACGTGTTCAAAGCAAAAAAGAAGAGATTTATCGTAAGTTATTAGCTTCTAACTTAACAAGCGTACCTGAACGTTTCATTATCATGAAGAATGAAATTGATCATGAAGTACGTGAAATCAATGCACAGTTTGATCAACGTCCGATTAATGTCAAACATCTTAAAGATAAAGTGACAAAAGTCGTACTTCACATGAACAACTTTGAAAATGAAGCGATGGACGTTTTAGTGAATGCAGTGCTTGCTGAAAAACTTATCCAATACGGCAACCGTTACCGTAAAGACGACAGCAGCATTGATAAGAGTTTGAATGAAGCAGAACGCTTATTCAAGAACAACCGCTACAAACGTGCGATTGAAATTGCAGAGCAAGCTTTAGATTCAGTCGATCCTGGCATTTCTCAACGCATTGAAGATGAAGTTGTATCTCAAAGCAAAATATAA
- a CDS encoding cysteine desulfurase family protein produces the protein MIYLDNAATTRPAQDVLDTYVKVNQNLYFNPNSPHQAGLQAEQLLNQAKAQINQILNLEDRYDIIFTSGATESNNMALKGAAYNRKPYADEIIVSVLEHPSVLEVMRHLETEGFKLRYVNVTKEGKIDLEHFESLMNSNVGLVTCMHVNNITGQIQPIEEMAEILEAYPKAHFHVDAVQAIGKIPLTFKGIDSMSFSGHKFNGLKGQGLLLVHNIHNLEPVIHGGGQEYGLRSGTVNLPIDIAIVKALKHAVHQQDDLHQRLTEWNQQLRRFFNDYPGVKVNSPDTSAPHILNVGFDSLKGEVLVNAFSKQDVMLSTTSACSSKRGHLNEVLLSMGISESRIEGSIRISMGAVTTEEDIKGFKAAFKAVYEEMKELLKK, from the coding sequence GTGATTTATTTAGATAATGCGGCGACAACTCGACCAGCACAAGATGTACTGGATACTTATGTCAAAGTGAATCAGAATTTATATTTTAATCCGAATAGTCCGCACCAAGCCGGCTTGCAAGCAGAGCAATTGTTAAATCAAGCCAAAGCACAGATTAATCAAATACTGAATCTTGAAGACAGATACGATATTATTTTTACAAGCGGCGCTACGGAATCTAATAATATGGCGTTAAAAGGTGCAGCGTACAACCGTAAACCGTATGCTGATGAAATCATTGTTTCAGTGCTTGAACATCCATCTGTATTAGAGGTGATGCGTCATTTGGAAACAGAAGGTTTTAAACTGCGTTATGTGAATGTGACGAAGGAAGGCAAAATCGACCTTGAGCATTTTGAAAGTTTAATGAATTCGAACGTAGGATTAGTTACGTGTATGCACGTGAATAATATTACGGGACAAATTCAACCGATTGAAGAAATGGCTGAAATATTAGAAGCATATCCTAAAGCGCATTTTCATGTTGATGCTGTGCAAGCCATCGGTAAAATACCTTTAACATTCAAAGGTATCGATAGCATGAGTTTCAGCGGGCATAAATTTAACGGTTTAAAAGGCCAAGGTTTATTGCTCGTGCATAATATTCATAATTTAGAGCCTGTGATCCATGGCGGAGGCCAAGAATATGGGTTGAGAAGCGGTACAGTTAATTTACCGATAGATATTGCGATTGTTAAAGCTTTAAAACATGCGGTACATCAACAAGATGATTTACACCAGCGTTTAACAGAATGGAATCAGCAATTGCGCCGATTTTTCAATGATTATCCAGGTGTGAAAGTGAATTCTCCGGATACCAGTGCACCTCATATTTTAAATGTAGGTTTTGACAGTTTAAAAGGGGAAGTATTAGTCAATGCCTTTTCTAAGCAAGATGTTATGTTATCTACTACAAGTGCATGTTCATCAAAGCGCGGACATTTGAATGAAGTCTTGCTGTCTATGGGTATCAGCGAATCAAGAATAGAAGGCAGTATTCGTATATCAATGGGTGCTGTGACGACAGAAGAAGATATCAAAGGATTTAAAGCAGCTTTTAAAGCAGTATATGAAGAAATGAAGGAGTTGTTGAAGAAATGA
- the tpx gene encoding thiol peroxidase: MVQITFGGDPVTLVGNAVEEGQTAPDFTVVNNDLEEVTLADYDGKKKLISAVPSIDTGVCDKQTRKFNEEAASEENGVVLTISQDLPFAQKRWCAASGLDNVILLSDYQKHSFGKNYGVLMDGLQLLARSVFVLDKNNKVVYTEIVNEGTDFPDFESALKAYRELD; encoded by the coding sequence ATGGTACAAATTACATTTGGCGGAGATCCCGTAACATTAGTAGGTAATGCAGTAGAAGAAGGGCAAACAGCACCAGATTTTACAGTTGTAAATAATGATTTAGAAGAAGTAACACTTGCTGACTATGACGGCAAGAAAAAATTAATCAGTGCAGTACCTTCAATTGATACAGGTGTTTGTGATAAACAAACTCGTAAATTCAACGAAGAAGCTGCTTCAGAAGAAAATGGCGTAGTATTGACTATTTCTCAAGACTTGCCATTCGCTCAAAAAAGATGGTGCGCAGCAAGCGGTTTAGATAACGTTATCTTACTAAGCGACTATCAAAAACATTCATTCGGTAAAAACTACGGTGTGTTAATGGATGGTTTACAATTATTAGCACGTTCAGTATTTGTTTTAGATAAAAACAACAAAGTAGTTTATACAGAAATTGTGAATGAAGGCACTGATTTCCCTGACTTCGAATCTGCATTAAAAGCATATAGAGAATTAGACTAA
- the rpsD gene encoding 30S ribosomal protein S4 → MARFRGSNWKKSRRLGISLSGTGKELEKRPYAPGQHGPNQRKKLSEYAIQLREKQKLRYLYGVTERQFHNTFLIAGKQSGVHGENFMRLLARRLDAVVYALGLARTRRQARQLVNHGHIEVDGGRVDIPSYTLKPGQVISVREKSQKLDIIAESVEINNFVPEYLEFDEEKLTGTFVRVPERSELPAEINEQLIVEYYSGK, encoded by the coding sequence ATGGCTCGATTCAGAGGTTCAAACTGGAAAAAATCTCGTCGTTTAGGTATCTCATTAAGCGGTACTGGTAAAGAATTAGAAAAACGCCCTTACGCACCAGGTCAACATGGTCCTAACCAAAGAAAAAAATTATCAGAATATGCAATTCAATTACGTGAAAAACAAAAATTACGTTACTTATATGGCGTAACTGAAAGACAATTCCACAATACATTCCTTATTGCTGGTAAACAATCTGGTGTACACGGTGAAAACTTCATGCGTTTATTAGCACGTCGTTTAGACGCTGTTGTATATGCTTTAGGTTTAGCACGTACACGTCGTCAAGCACGTCAATTAGTAAACCATGGTCACATCGAAGTTGATGGCGGACGCGTAGACATCCCATCATACACTTTAAAACCAGGTCAAGTGATCTCAGTTAGAGAAAAATCTCAAAAACTAGATATCATTGCTGAATCTGTAGAAATCAACAACTTCGTACCAGAATACTTAGAATTCGACGAAGAAAAATTAACAGGTACATTCGTACGCGTTCCAGAACGCAGCGAATTACCAGCTGAAATCAACGAACAACTTATCGTTGAGTACTACTCAGGTAAATAA
- a CDS encoding glycerophosphodiester phosphodiesterase family protein, protein MEKVIPSEDLQVIAHRGFSIDYPENTLLAYKAALSAHIDMLEIDVHLTKDQQLVVIHDDKIDRTSNGSGYVKDYTLDELKSYDFGSWKDSTFAGARIMTFKEVAQLVKPYKTTLLIEIKKPSKYPNIEELLLKEIEENRLDADKTIIQSFDDKSIQKIAQLTNKYKLGVLLSKKKYLFRMPNFNKLAKFCDYANPNFELVNKKFVERAHIHKLEVMPYTVNDINDIRKLIIDGVDGIITDGPNYYFDLD, encoded by the coding sequence ATGGAAAAAGTAATCCCAAGCGAAGACCTGCAAGTCATTGCACATCGCGGATTTTCAATCGATTATCCCGAAAATACATTATTAGCATATAAAGCAGCACTCAGTGCACATATAGATATGCTTGAAATCGATGTGCATTTAACTAAAGATCAGCAACTTGTTGTTATCCATGATGATAAAATAGATAGAACCTCTAATGGATCAGGCTATGTAAAAGATTATACGCTAGATGAATTAAAAAGCTATGATTTCGGTTCATGGAAAGACAGTACATTTGCGGGTGCACGTATTATGACATTCAAAGAAGTGGCACAACTTGTAAAACCCTATAAAACAACACTATTAATTGAAATTAAAAAGCCGAGCAAATATCCTAATATCGAAGAATTACTGCTCAAAGAAATAGAAGAAAATCGTTTAGATGCGGATAAAACAATTATTCAATCGTTTGATGATAAAAGTATTCAAAAAATAGCACAGTTAACAAACAAATATAAATTAGGCGTGCTGCTAAGCAAAAAGAAATATCTATTTAGAATGCCGAACTTTAACAAATTGGCTAAGTTTTGTGATTATGCGAACCCGAATTTCGAATTGGTCAACAAAAAATTTGTTGAAAGAGCGCATATTCATAAATTAGAAGTAATGCCATATACAGTTAACGATATTAATGATATCCGAAAATTAATCATTGATGGGGTAGACGGTATTATTACAGATGGGCCGAATTACTACTTTGATTTAGATTGA
- a CDS encoding SACOL1771 family peroxiredoxin, with translation MTNHDFIVTTQWSGGRDEVGLAKGDVINESISIPSSLGGVGEGTNPDEMLVAAASSCYIISLAATLERAHFNDISINQESVGTASLTNGKFKMEQIKHQPKISVEASQKEALEKRLDKLLKIADNNCMISNSIRGNVDIKIEPYIL, from the coding sequence ATGACAAACCACGATTTTATAGTTACGACGCAATGGAGCGGCGGCAGAGATGAAGTCGGACTTGCTAAAGGCGATGTGATTAATGAATCTATTTCTATTCCATCATCGCTCGGCGGTGTCGGAGAAGGAACCAACCCAGATGAAATGCTGGTAGCGGCAGCTTCATCTTGTTATATTATTTCGCTTGCTGCTACGCTTGAACGTGCGCATTTCAACGACATTTCTATTAATCAGGAATCGGTTGGAACAGCCTCTTTAACCAATGGTAAATTTAAAATGGAGCAAATCAAACATCAACCTAAAATCTCAGTAGAAGCGTCACAAAAAGAAGCGCTTGAAAAGAGATTAGATAAACTTTTAAAAATCGCAGATAACAATTGCATGATTTCTAACTCTATTCGCGGTAATGTCGACATCAAGATTGAACCATACATTTTATAA
- a CDS encoding universal stress protein, with protein sequence MLTYKHILIAVDGSQEAEWAFNKAVDVAKRNDSKLIITNVIDSRTYTSYEVYDVQFTEKSKQFAEELLRGYKEFAQKEGVNDVETLLEFGSPKAIIPKKIAQEVDADLVICGTSGLNAVERFIVGSVSEAIVRHSPCDVLVVRTEEMPEDFQPQVATEELRKQYQAK encoded by the coding sequence ATGTTAACTTACAAACATATTTTAATCGCTGTAGATGGATCACAAGAAGCTGAATGGGCATTCAACAAAGCAGTGGATGTAGCAAAACGTAACGATTCAAAACTTATTATTACGAACGTTATTGATTCTAGAACATATACTTCATACGAAGTCTATGATGTTCAATTCACTGAGAAATCTAAACAATTCGCTGAAGAATTACTTAGAGGTTATAAAGAATTTGCCCAAAAAGAAGGCGTTAACGACGTTGAAACATTGCTTGAATTTGGTTCACCTAAAGCAATCATTCCTAAAAAAATTGCGCAAGAAGTCGATGCAGACTTAGTAATTTGCGGTACTTCTGGTTTGAATGCTGTGGAACGCTTCATCGTAGGTTCTGTATCTGAAGCTATTGTACGTCATTCACCTTGTGATGTTCTAGTGGTTCGTACAGAAGAAATGCCTGAAGATTTCCAACCTCAAGTTGCAACAGAAGAATTACGCAAACAATATCAAGCTAAATAA
- the thiI gene encoding tRNA uracil 4-sulfurtransferase ThiI has product MIYDHILVRYGELTLKGANRKMFVNKLRSNVKQALMPLQGYHVKANRDRMYIEVTPEADIEEIMQRISKVFGVKSISPVMKLDKDLEHAKAQASEFAKAYDEGDSFKIDVKRSDKQYPYDTYQLQRILGGAVLESNPQVHVNVRQPDHVIKTEVRLDAIYIYDRVIDGAGGLPVGTGGKTLLMLSGGIDSPVAGMEIMRRGVTVEAIHFHSPPFTSEKAKEKVIELTRILAEHVGPIKLHIVPFTEVQKQINKVVHERYTMTSTRRMMMRIADKVVHDIGADAIVNGENLGQVASQTLKSMYAINHVTSTPVLRPLLTLDKEEIVIKAKEYGTFETSIQPFEDCCTIFTPKNPVTEPNFEKVEKYESVYDFSDMIDRAVEGIETIEVTKNYQSQKDKATEALMEDLF; this is encoded by the coding sequence ATGATCTATGATCATATTTTAGTGCGTTACGGCGAATTGACGCTTAAAGGAGCCAACCGTAAAATGTTTGTGAACAAACTTCGTTCTAATGTGAAACAAGCGTTAATGCCGCTTCAAGGCTATCACGTTAAAGCGAACAGAGACAGAATGTATATAGAAGTTACGCCGGAAGCGGATATCGAAGAAATTATGCAGCGTATCAGCAAAGTCTTCGGTGTAAAATCTATCAGTCCTGTTATGAAATTAGACAAAGACTTAGAACATGCAAAAGCGCAAGCAAGCGAATTTGCAAAAGCTTATGATGAAGGCGATTCATTTAAAATCGATGTGAAACGTTCTGATAAACAGTATCCATATGATACTTACCAATTACAGCGTATTTTAGGTGGTGCTGTTTTAGAAAGCAACCCGCAAGTCCACGTTAATGTGAGACAGCCTGACCATGTCATCAAAACAGAAGTTCGCTTAGATGCCATTTATATCTATGACCGTGTGATAGACGGTGCAGGCGGGTTACCAGTAGGTACTGGCGGCAAAACATTATTGATGCTTTCAGGCGGTATTGATTCGCCTGTAGCCGGCATGGAAATCATGCGCCGCGGTGTGACAGTCGAAGCGATTCATTTCCATAGTCCGCCGTTCACAAGTGAAAAAGCGAAAGAAAAAGTGATTGAATTAACACGAATTTTAGCTGAACATGTCGGACCGATTAAATTGCATATCGTGCCGTTTACAGAAGTACAAAAACAAATCAATAAAGTAGTACATGAACGCTATACAATGACATCTACACGACGCATGATGATGCGTATCGCAGATAAAGTCGTGCATGATATCGGTGCAGATGCCATCGTAAACGGTGAAAACTTAGGACAAGTCGCGAGCCAAACACTTAAGAGTATGTATGCGATAAACCATGTGACTTCAACACCTGTCTTACGCCCGTTATTAACATTAGACAAAGAAGAAATCGTTATTAAAGCAAAGGAATATGGTACTTTCGAAACATCTATTCAGCCATTTGAAGATTGTTGTACTATCTTTACACCGAAGAATCCTGTCACAGAACCTAACTTTGAAAAAGTAGAAAAATACGAAAGTGTTTATGATTTCAGCGACATGATCGATCGTGCTGTTGAAGGTATTGAAACTATCGAAGTAACAAAAAATTATCAAAGTCAAAAAGATAAAGCGACTGAAGCATTAATGGAAGATTTATTCTAA
- a CDS encoding TSUP family transporter, which yields MEWDLTLIIIIIVFGFLAAFIDSVVGGGGLISTPALLAIGLPPATALGTNKLASSFGSLTSAVKFVRSGKVDLKIVGKLFPFIFIASVGGASLASFLPAAVLKPLVIVILSIVMIYTLIRKDWGSIRTYKKLSKGKSVIFVAVLLLIGFYDGFLGGGTGSFFLFALLIVGFDFLSAAGNAKVLNFASNIGALILFMILGKVDYGIGLIMAASMVAGSYAGAQFALKQGVGYVRVLFVVVTSALIIKNIYDYLQ from the coding sequence GTGGAATGGGATCTGACACTTATTATTATCATCATTGTATTCGGCTTTTTAGCTGCTTTTATTGATTCTGTAGTAGGGGGCGGCGGCCTGATTTCAACACCTGCTTTATTAGCAATCGGATTACCGCCCGCAACAGCTTTAGGCACAAACAAACTTGCAAGTTCATTCGGTTCTTTAACGAGCGCTGTTAAGTTTGTACGCTCAGGCAAAGTAGATTTGAAAATAGTCGGCAAACTCTTTCCGTTTATTTTCATCGCTTCTGTCGGCGGTGCAAGTTTAGCATCATTTCTGCCGGCAGCTGTATTAAAACCATTAGTAATTGTGATTTTATCTATAGTAATGATTTATACGCTGATCAGAAAAGATTGGGGCAGCATCCGTACGTACAAAAAACTTTCGAAAGGCAAATCTGTTATCTTTGTTGCAGTATTGTTGCTCATCGGTTTTTATGATGGTTTTTTAGGCGGCGGTACAGGCTCTTTCTTCTTGTTCGCATTATTGATTGTAGGGTTTGATTTTTTAAGTGCGGCAGGCAATGCGAAAGTGTTAAACTTTGCGTCTAATATCGGTGCATTGATTTTGTTTATGATTTTAGGCAAAGTCGATTACGGCATTGGATTGATTATGGCTGCAAGTATGGTTGCTGGTTCATATGCAGGGGCACAATTTGCACTTAAGCAAGGTGTCGGCTATGTCCGAGTATTGTTTGTGGTCGTTACAAGCGCGTTGATTATCAAGAATATCTATGATTATCTGCAATAA
- a CDS encoding GAF domain-containing protein — protein sequence MGSNTTNYNTILQQLEGLNADERYLITLLSNTSALLNENLSDINWIGFYLMEDGQLILGPFQGRPACTPIQLGSGVCGTSAQKDIVQRVDDVHAFPGHIACDARSQSEIVIPLHQDNKVMGLLDIDAPVKSRFSQEDEDGLIQLMKVLEKQIAQTMK from the coding sequence ATGGGCAGCAATACTACAAATTACAACACCATTCTTCAGCAATTAGAAGGCTTGAATGCGGATGAACGCTATTTGATTACTTTACTAAGCAACACATCTGCTTTATTAAATGAAAATTTATCTGACATCAATTGGATTGGTTTCTATCTTATGGAAGACGGCCAGCTTATTTTGGGTCCTTTCCAAGGCCGTCCTGCTTGTACCCCTATCCAATTAGGCAGCGGCGTATGCGGTACTTCAGCTCAAAAAGATATTGTTCAGCGTGTAGATGATGTACATGCTTTCCCTGGCCATATTGCATGCGATGCACGCAGCCAATCTGAAATTGTTATTCCGCTGCATCAAGACAATAAAGTCATGGGACTATTGGATATTGATGCACCGGTCAAGTCGCGCTTCTCACAAGAAGATGAAGATGGCTTGATTCAATTAATGAAAGTATTAGAAAAACAAATTGCACAAACAATGAAATAA